The Chrysemys picta bellii isolate R12L10 chromosome 5, ASM1138683v2, whole genome shotgun sequence genome includes a window with the following:
- the QDPR gene encoding dihydropteridine reductase isoform X1, giving the protein MAAATEAHRVLVYGGRGALGAKCVQYFRAKHWWVASIDLAENEEANASVVVKMTDSFTEQADQVTADVGKLLGEQKVDAILCVAGGWAGGSAKAKSLYKNSDLMWKQSVWTSTISSHLATKHLKEGGLLTLTGAKAALAGTPGMVGYGMAKGAVHQLCQSLAGANSGLPSGSAALAVLPVTLDTPMNRKSMPDADFSSWTPLEFLAETFYDWITGKNRPSSGSLIQVVTTGGKTELAAAHL; this is encoded by the exons ATGGCAGCGGCAACAGAGGCGCACAGGGTGCTGGTGTATGGAGGCAGAGGGGCCCTGGGAGCCAAATGCGTGCAGTATTTCAGAGCCAAGCACTGG TGGGTTGCCAGCATTGACCTAGCAGAAAATGAAGAAGCTAATGCCAGTGTTGTTGTGAAAATGACCGACTCCTTCACTGAGCAAGCAGATCAG gtGACAGCAGATGTTGGAAAACTTCTGGGTGAACAGAAGGTGGATGCTATCCTGTGTGTAGCTGGAGGATGGGCAGGTGGCAGTGCAAAAGCTAAAT ctttATATAAAAATTCTGACCTGATGTGGAAACAGAGTGTTTGGACATCAACTATTTCCAGTCACTTAGCCACAAAACATCTGAAAGAAGGAGGCTTGTTGACTCTGACTGGAGCAAAAGCTGCTTTGGCTGGAACTCCAG GGATGGTTGGGTATGGCATGGCAAAAGGAGCAGTACATCAGCTTTGTCAGAGTCTAGCTGGTGCAAACAGTGGCTTGCCATCTGGGTCTGCTGCTCTTGCTGTTCTACC GGTTACCTTGGATACACCAATGAACAGGAAATCAATGCCTGACGCAGATTTCAGCTCCTGGACACCCCTAGAATTCCTTGCTGA AACCTTTTATGACTGGATCACAGGGAAGAACAGACCAAGCTCAGGAAGCCTAATCCAGGTGGTAACCACAGGAGGGAAGACAGAACTAGCTGCTGCACATCTTTGA
- the QDPR gene encoding dihydropteridine reductase isoform X2 — protein MAAATEAHRVLVYGGRGALGAKCVQYFRAKHWWVASIDLAENEEANASVVVKMTDSFTEQADQVTADVGKLLGEQKVDAILCVAGGWAGGSAKAKWMVGYGMAKGAVHQLCQSLAGANSGLPSGSAALAVLPVTLDTPMNRKSMPDADFSSWTPLEFLAETFYDWITGKNRPSSGSLIQVVTTGGKTELAAAHL, from the exons ATGGCAGCGGCAACAGAGGCGCACAGGGTGCTGGTGTATGGAGGCAGAGGGGCCCTGGGAGCCAAATGCGTGCAGTATTTCAGAGCCAAGCACTGG TGGGTTGCCAGCATTGACCTAGCAGAAAATGAAGAAGCTAATGCCAGTGTTGTTGTGAAAATGACCGACTCCTTCACTGAGCAAGCAGATCAG gtGACAGCAGATGTTGGAAAACTTCTGGGTGAACAGAAGGTGGATGCTATCCTGTGTGTAGCTGGAGGATGGGCAGGTGGCAGTGCAAAAGCTAAAT GGATGGTTGGGTATGGCATGGCAAAAGGAGCAGTACATCAGCTTTGTCAGAGTCTAGCTGGTGCAAACAGTGGCTTGCCATCTGGGTCTGCTGCTCTTGCTGTTCTACC GGTTACCTTGGATACACCAATGAACAGGAAATCAATGCCTGACGCAGATTTCAGCTCCTGGACACCCCTAGAATTCCTTGCTGA AACCTTTTATGACTGGATCACAGGGAAGAACAGACCAAGCTCAGGAAGCCTAATCCAGGTGGTAACCACAGGAGGGAAGACAGAACTAGCTGCTGCACATCTTTGA